In Oryza sativa Japonica Group chromosome 3, ASM3414082v1, one DNA window encodes the following:
- the LOC4333336 gene encoding uncharacterized protein: MAAMAAAVASSPSPSPASTRLLRGHHPPPSCSAPSLLRLTRSSRRLRLRAAAAAEEADVLPGPGAEGEMATGGRLEEQPEGPIGGSQVDIGGLAFQGDMGGGGFAGGSGGAGAGGGDGNKMLDRGINTAIVLGASTYALTKLLTVDHDYWHGWTIFEILRYMPEHNWSAYEEALKTNPVLAKMMISGVVYSLGDWIAQCYEGKPIFEFDRARMFRSGLVGFTLHGSLSHYYYHFCEALFPFKDWWVVPAKVVFDQTAWSAIWNSIYFVVLGFLRLESPATISSELKSTFWPMLTAGWKLWPFAHLVTYGLVPVEQRLLWVDCVELIWVTILSTYSNEKSEARNSEDASTSNASNDNSI; this comes from the exons atggcggcgatggcggcggccgtggcctcgtccccctccccctcccccgcctccacccgcctcctccgcggccACCACCCGCCCCCGTCGTGCTCGGCGCCGTCGCTGCTCCGCCTGACCAGGTCGTCGCGGAGGCTACGgctgcgcgccgcggcggcggcggaggaggccgacgtGCTCCCCGGGCCTGGGGCCGAGGGGGAGATGGCGACGGGCGGGAGGCTGGAGGAGCAACCCGAGGGGCCGATCGGGGGCAGCCAGGTCGACATCGGCGGGCTCGCCTTCCAGGGCGACATGGGCGGAGGAGGGTTCGCCGGCGGGAGCGGGGGCGccggggccggcggcggggacggcaaCAAGATGCTCGACCGCGGCATCAACACGGCCATCGTGCTCGGCGCCAGCACCTACGCCCTCACCAAGCTCCTCACCGTCGACCACGACTACTGGCAT GGATGGACGATCTTTGAGATCTTGCGGTACATGCCCGAGCACAACTGGTCGGCTTACGAGGAGGCCCTCAAGACCAACCCGGTGCTTGCCAAGATGATGATTAGTGGCGTCGTCTACTCCCTCGGCGACTGGATTGCGCAG TGCTACGAAGGCAAGCCGATCTTCGAGTTCGACCGTGCTCGGATGTTCCGGTCTGGCCTCGTCGGGTTCACGCTTCACGGGTCCCTTTCACATTACTACTACCATTTCTGCGAG GCACTGTTTCCATTCAAGGATTGGTGGGTTGTTCCCGCAAAGGTTGTGTTCGATCAGACGGCCTGGTCTGCGATATGGAACAGTATCTACTTCGTGGTCTTGGGGTTCCTTCGTTTGGAATCACCGGCCACTATTTCCAGTGAGCTCAAATCCACGTTTTGGCCCATGCTTACT GCCGGCTGGAAGTTGTGGCCTTTTGCACACTTGGTTACATATGGCCTAGTTCCTGTTGAACAAAGACTTCTGTGGGTTGACTGCGTGGAGTTAATCTGGGTTACAATACTGTCAAC TTACTCCAACGAGAAATCTGAAGCAAGGAACTCCGAGGACGCATCCACATCAAATGCTTCCAAT GACAATTCAATATAG